TGGTCAGAATACTTTCTACCTAAGTTAGTGAGGTCAGGGCCAGTACGTTTAGATCCCCACAAGTTAGGAAACTCATAGATATCGTCTGCTTCTTGGTTCGGGCGACCATTACGTTTCACTTCTGGCTCAAGAGGGCGAACCATTTGTGTGTGGCACACATGGCAGCCTTCACTGATATAGATGTCTCGGCCTGCTAACTCAATCGGTGTGAGTGGCATCGCTAAGCTGCCTTTGGCAATATCTTCGCCACGGACAATGCTTGGTACGACCCAGACCAACAAAGAGAAGGAGGCCACGACAACAGTGGTCAAAATTAAAATGACGATTGAATGTGTAAAGTCTTTACTCATCATTTAAGCCCCCTCATTAACGGTGTGTTTAGCATCATGTACTACGGGCATACGAACCGTTTTGTACAAGTTGAAAGCCATTAAGAACAATCCAAGTACAAACAGCGCACCACCAAAGAAACGTAGGAATAGCCAAGGTGCTTTAAAGTTCATAGCTTCAACAAAACTAAACATAAGCTCGCCATTTTCCTTCTGAGTCAACCACATGTAGCCTTCACCAATACCAGCAACCCAAAGCGCGATGGCATAAATAGCGATGCCCGCATGCGCTAACCAAAAATGCCATTTAAGCAGTCTTGGAGACCAAAGGTCTGTTTTTCCCCATAAACGTGGAATGAAGTAATAGAAAACGGCAATTCCAGACATCGCTACCCAACCAAGAGCGCCTGAGTGCACGTGTCCGATGATCCATTCGGTGTTGTGTGCCACCATGTTGAACCAACGAATAGCAAGCAGGGGCCCTTCAAATGTTGCCAAGCAGTAATAGAGAATCGCCGAAAAGAAAAAGAGCAGAATGTAGTCGGACTTAAGTTTCTCTTTGTTTTGCAGAAGGGTCATCGCGCTGTTAAAAGCACCGGCCCAAGAAGGGAGCCACAGGATCAATGACATCACGATACCAATATTTTGAACCCACACAGGAACGGAAGAGTAGATCAGGTGGTGAGTTCCTGCCCAAGTATAAAAACCAACTAAGCCCCAAAAATGAATGATAGATAATCGATAAGAGTAGATAGGGCGCTCAGCGGCTTTGGGAATAAAGTAGTAATTCATGCCAATGACACCTGCGGTCAATAAAAAGCCCACCGCGTTATGTCCCCACCACCATTGAACGATGGCGTCTTGTGCTCCAGCAAACACTGAGTAAGATTTCATGGCGGAAACGGGCATAGCAAGGTTATTAACAATGAAGATCATCGCAATTACGATAATGAAGGCCGCGAAGAACCAGTTGGCGACGAAGATATGTTCGACTTTACGCTTGGCGATGGTGCCAAAGAACAGCACGGCGTAGAGCACCCAAACGAGCACGATAAGCAGATCAATCGGCCATTCTAATTCGGCATACTCTTTTGATGTAGTGTATCCCGCAGGAAGAGAGATGAGCGCGAGCAACAAAACCAGTTGCCAACCCCAGAAGACCATCCATGAGAGGCT
The DNA window shown above is from Vibrio artabrorum and carries:
- a CDS encoding cbb3-type cytochrome c oxidase subunit II, which produces MMSKDFTHSIVILILTTVVVASFSLLVWVVPSIVRGEDIAKGSLAMPLTPIELAGRDIYISEGCHVCHTQMVRPLEPEVKRNGRPNQEADDIYEFPNLWGSKRTGPDLTNLGRKYSDQWHVIHLIDPRKVVPTSIMPSYPWLFEQTLTGDDISAKMEVLRTLGVPYTDQDIGDARLQVRGKTKGEALIRYLQSLGKDTSQEVSQ
- the ccoN gene encoding cytochrome-c oxidase, cbb3-type subunit I yields the protein MEQVTTQYSIKVVKYFIIASLIWAILGMIIGVILAAQLYWPVLNFDSEYFQFGRLRPLHTSGVIYGFVVNILMGTSLYIAQRTGHCEIFNKSLSWMVFWGWQLVLLLALISLPAGYTTSKEYAELEWPIDLLIVLVWVLYAVLFFGTIAKRKVEHIFVANWFFAAFIIVIAMIFIVNNLAMPVSAMKSYSVFAGAQDAIVQWWWGHNAVGFLLTAGVIGMNYYFIPKAAERPIYSYRLSIIHFWGLVGFYTWAGTHHLIYSSVPVWVQNIGIVMSLILWLPSWAGAFNSAMTLLQNKEKLKSDYILLFFFSAILYYCLATFEGPLLAIRWFNMVAHNTEWIIGHVHSGALGWVAMSGIAVFYYFIPRLWGKTDLWSPRLLKWHFWLAHAGIAIYAIALWVAGIGEGYMWLTQKENGELMFSFVEAMNFKAPWLFLRFFGGALFVLGLFLMAFNLYKTVRMPVVHDAKHTVNEGA